Proteins encoded in a region of the Oncorhynchus clarkii lewisi isolate Uvic-CL-2024 chromosome 18, UVic_Ocla_1.0, whole genome shotgun sequence genome:
- the LOC139373549 gene encoding septin-10-like isoform X1, which translates to MSSSDVARQLGAHPLSLSGHVGFDSLPDQLVNKSTCQGFCFNILCIGETGIGKSTLMDTLFNTNFENCESSHFEPQVKLRAQTYDLQESNVKLRLTVVNTVGFGDQMNKQDSYQPVVDYIDRQYETYLQEELKIKRSLHNYHDSRLHACLYFISPSGHSLKSLDLLTMKKLDSKVNIIPVIAKADTISKSELHKFKLKIMSELVSNGVQIYQFPLDDETVAKVNTTMNGHLPFAVVGSTEEMMVGNKMVKARQYPWGVVQVENESHCDFVKLREMLICVNMEDLREQTHTRHYELYRRCKLEEIGFRDTDPESKPVSLQQTYEAKRTEFLGELQRREEEMRQLFVQRVKEKEAELKDAERGLQGRFEQLKRLHAEERGALEEKRRVLEEEQSSFNKRRAAAQLQQAQNLNANGKKDKDRKNSGFM; encoded by the exons ATGTCTTCCTCTGATGTTGCTCGGCAGCTG GGAGcacatcccctctctctgtctggccatGTTGGGTTTGACAGCCTTCCAGACCAGCTGGTCAACAAGTCCACCTGCCAAGGCTTCTGTTTCAACATCCTCTGTATAG GTGAGACTGGTATTGGTAAGTCGACCCTGATGGACACACTGTTCAACACTAACTTTGAGAACTGTGAGTCGTCCCACTTCGAGCCACAGGTGAAGCTGCGAGCCCAGACATACGACCTGCAGGAGAGTAATGTCAAACTCAGACTCACAGTAGTCAACACTGTTGGCTTTGGAGACCAGATGAACAAACAGGACAG CTACCAGCCGGTGGTGGACTATATAGACCGTCAGTATGAGACGTATCTCCAGGAGGAGCTGAAGATCAAGAGAAGCCTCCATAACTACCACGACTCCCGGCTCCATGCCTGTCTCTACTTCATATCGCCCTCAGGACACTCCCTCAAGTCCCTGGACCTACTCACTATGAAGAAACTAGACAGCAAG GTGAACATCATCCCAGTGATAGCCAAGGCGGACACCATCTCTAAGAGTGAGCTGCACAAGTTTAAGCTCAAGATCATGAGTGAGCTGGTCAGTAACGGAGTTCAGATCTACCAGTTCCCTCTGGACGATGAGACTGTAGCCAAGGTTAACACTACCATGAAT ggCCACCTGCCGTTTGCTGTAGTGGGTAGTACAGAGGAGATGATGGTGGGGAACAAAATGGTGAAGGCTCGCCAGTACCCCTGGGGCGTAGTGCAAG TGGAGAACGAGAGTCACTGTGACTTTGTGAAACTGCGTGAAATGCTGATCTGTGTGAACATGGAGGACCTGAGAGAGCAGACTCACACACGTCACTATGAACTGTACCGCCGCTGCAAGCTAGAGGAGATAGGCTTCAGAGACACAGACCCTGAGAGCAAACCTGTCAG CCTTCAGCAGACATATGAAGCAAAGCGTACAGAGTTTCTGGGGGAACTTCAGCggcgagaggaggagatgagacagCTGTTTGTCCAGAGAGTCAAAGAGAAGGAGGCTGAACTCAAAGATGCTGAGAGAGGG CTGCAGGGAAGGTTTGAGCAGCTGAAGCGGTTGCATGCAGAGGAGAGGGGTGCGTTGGAGGAGAAGAGACGAGTTCTAGAGGAGGAACAAAGTTCCTTCAATAAGAGACGAGCTGCAGCCCAGCTACAGCAGGCCCAAAACCTTAATGCTAACGGGAAGAAGGACAAGGACCGCAAGAA ctCTGGGTTCATGTGA
- the LOC139373549 gene encoding septin-10-like isoform X2 — MLLGSCLPDQLVNKSTCQGFCFNILCIGETGIGKSTLMDTLFNTNFENCESSHFEPQVKLRAQTYDLQESNVKLRLTVVNTVGFGDQMNKQDSYQPVVDYIDRQYETYLQEELKIKRSLHNYHDSRLHACLYFISPSGHSLKSLDLLTMKKLDSKVNIIPVIAKADTISKSELHKFKLKIMSELVSNGVQIYQFPLDDETVAKVNTTMNGHLPFAVVGSTEEMMVGNKMVKARQYPWGVVQVENESHCDFVKLREMLICVNMEDLREQTHTRHYELYRRCKLEEIGFRDTDPESKPVSLQQTYEAKRTEFLGELQRREEEMRQLFVQRVKEKEAELKDAERGLQGRFEQLKRLHAEERGALEEKRRVLEEEQSSFNKRRAAAQLQQAQNLNANGKKDKDRKNSGFM; from the exons ATGTTGCTCGGCAGCTG CCTTCCAGACCAGCTGGTCAACAAGTCCACCTGCCAAGGCTTCTGTTTCAACATCCTCTGTATAG GTGAGACTGGTATTGGTAAGTCGACCCTGATGGACACACTGTTCAACACTAACTTTGAGAACTGTGAGTCGTCCCACTTCGAGCCACAGGTGAAGCTGCGAGCCCAGACATACGACCTGCAGGAGAGTAATGTCAAACTCAGACTCACAGTAGTCAACACTGTTGGCTTTGGAGACCAGATGAACAAACAGGACAG CTACCAGCCGGTGGTGGACTATATAGACCGTCAGTATGAGACGTATCTCCAGGAGGAGCTGAAGATCAAGAGAAGCCTCCATAACTACCACGACTCCCGGCTCCATGCCTGTCTCTACTTCATATCGCCCTCAGGACACTCCCTCAAGTCCCTGGACCTACTCACTATGAAGAAACTAGACAGCAAG GTGAACATCATCCCAGTGATAGCCAAGGCGGACACCATCTCTAAGAGTGAGCTGCACAAGTTTAAGCTCAAGATCATGAGTGAGCTGGTCAGTAACGGAGTTCAGATCTACCAGTTCCCTCTGGACGATGAGACTGTAGCCAAGGTTAACACTACCATGAAT ggCCACCTGCCGTTTGCTGTAGTGGGTAGTACAGAGGAGATGATGGTGGGGAACAAAATGGTGAAGGCTCGCCAGTACCCCTGGGGCGTAGTGCAAG TGGAGAACGAGAGTCACTGTGACTTTGTGAAACTGCGTGAAATGCTGATCTGTGTGAACATGGAGGACCTGAGAGAGCAGACTCACACACGTCACTATGAACTGTACCGCCGCTGCAAGCTAGAGGAGATAGGCTTCAGAGACACAGACCCTGAGAGCAAACCTGTCAG CCTTCAGCAGACATATGAAGCAAAGCGTACAGAGTTTCTGGGGGAACTTCAGCggcgagaggaggagatgagacagCTGTTTGTCCAGAGAGTCAAAGAGAAGGAGGCTGAACTCAAAGATGCTGAGAGAGGG CTGCAGGGAAGGTTTGAGCAGCTGAAGCGGTTGCATGCAGAGGAGAGGGGTGCGTTGGAGGAGAAGAGACGAGTTCTAGAGGAGGAACAAAGTTCCTTCAATAAGAGACGAGCTGCAGCCCAGCTACAGCAGGCCCAAAACCTTAATGCTAACGGGAAGAAGGACAAGGACCGCAAGAA ctCTGGGTTCATGTGA